One stretch of Pseudomonadota bacterium DNA includes these proteins:
- a CDS encoding transporter associated domain-containing protein produces the protein MNITFKSLVSKLWPFKKLEGDGSIRDTIEELIEETEEVDTSLNTEEKKIIANLLRLKDEAADDICTPRVDITAVALGTSYKDLTQLFAEKAVTRMPVYRDTLDDVVGYIHIRDVLAGSVDCQTVNYEEILQEVLFVAPSMRLMDLLLQMRATRIPMAIVVDEFGGVDGLVTAWNIINEIIGNIEELDGEFPTKASLTRMSDGSFLISARMDIENFEAEFGPVLNEEERSEDEIDTVGGLVVSLAGRVPGIKEIIPHPNGIITFEILEADPRRVKRLRVRLPAKTTPE, from the coding sequence GTGAACATTACCTTTAAATCTCTCGTTTCCAAACTTTGGCCTTTCAAAAAACTGGAAGGTGACGGTTCCATTCGTGACACCATCGAAGAGCTGATTGAAGAAACAGAAGAAGTCGATACGTCTCTTAATACAGAGGAGAAGAAGATCATTGCCAACCTGCTACGGCTCAAGGATGAAGCCGCTGATGATATCTGCACCCCTAGAGTGGATATAACAGCTGTGGCCTTGGGCACTTCGTATAAGGATCTCACACAACTGTTTGCTGAAAAAGCAGTCACGCGCATGCCGGTTTATCGAGATACCTTGGACGACGTTGTGGGATATATCCATATCCGGGATGTTCTTGCAGGAAGCGTAGACTGCCAAACGGTAAATTATGAAGAAATTCTACAGGAAGTTCTCTTCGTTGCTCCCTCAATGCGCCTGATGGACCTGCTGCTACAAATGCGTGCCACACGGATCCCTATGGCAATCGTTGTCGATGAATTTGGCGGTGTTGACGGGTTGGTCACTGCTTGGAATATCATCAATGAAATCATAGGAAACATTGAAGAACTGGACGGTGAATTTCCTACAAAAGCATCACTCACACGTATGTCTGACGGTTCGTTCCTGATTAGTGCCCGAATGGATATTGAAAACTTTGAAGCGGAATTTGGACCCGTTTTGAATGAAGAAGAGCGCAGTGAGGATGAAATCGATACCGTTGGCGGGCTTGTTGTTTCACTTGCTGGACGAGTTCCAGGCATTAAGGAAATCATTCCGCACCCAAATGGTATTATTACCTTTGAAATCCTTGAGGCCGATCCCCGGCGTGTTAAACGTCTTAGAGTCCGTTTGCCTGCTAAAACAACACCAGAATAA
- the ybeY gene encoding rRNA maturation RNase YbeY: protein MKKRHKKKPKPLDYLDIEITLQEQRWMKVIPSYDEIVSNLAQRTLKIALADNLKSTLELSIVLANDEFIQKLNHIHRNKDQPTNVLAFPNLEDAQLALDTQSEVQPSLSLGDVVLAIETLEKEALLQHKSLIDHFSHLLVHGILHLLGFDHQTQTQADAMETLEIKILHSQGIKNPYALTNQTEEDTL from the coding sequence ATGAAAAAAAGACATAAAAAGAAACCAAAACCTCTGGATTATCTGGACATTGAAATCACCTTGCAAGAACAACGCTGGATGAAAGTCATTCCAAGCTATGACGAAATCGTGTCCAACCTGGCCCAAAGAACTTTAAAAATTGCTCTTGCAGACAATTTGAAGTCAACCTTGGAACTCAGCATTGTGCTAGCAAATGATGAGTTTATCCAAAAACTTAATCACATCCATCGCAATAAGGATCAACCAACGAATGTACTTGCCTTTCCCAATCTGGAAGATGCACAATTGGCTCTTGACACACAATCTGAAGTACAACCATCTTTAAGCTTAGGAGATGTAGTGCTGGCTATCGAAACACTTGAAAAAGAGGCTCTGCTGCAGCATAAATCATTGATCGATCACTTCTCACACCTGCTCGTGCATGGCATTCTTCACTTACTTGGCTTTGATCATCAAACGCAAACGCAAGCTGATGCAATGGAAACGTTGGAGATCAAAATTTTGCACTCCCAAGGGATAAAAAACCCTTATGCCCTAACAAACCAGACAGAAGAGGATACTCTGTGA
- a CDS encoding PhoH family protein, with protein sequence MNPSQPKTVKYLELEDNRLLPQLFGDKDRHLAVIEKELTVVIVARGNQLVITGRKNDTTAAQITLHNLYHRLKQGLEITEVDVRTEVQLARPTTTSGTGPFQESAIGTVRLETRKRAIMSRSPGQAEYLKLLKDHEMVFATGPAGTGKTYLAVATGVSMLLKGKVDRIILSRPAVEAGERLGFLPGNMQEKIDPYLRPLYDALFDMVPPEQVHKYMENDEIEVAPLAFMRGRTLSNSYVILDEAQNTTSAQMKMFLTRMGEGSYMVITGDLTQVDLPHGQTSGLRDAVNVLKDVPDIKFIHFDESDIVRHRIVTQIVNAYEKKT encoded by the coding sequence TTGAACCCTTCTCAACCCAAAACGGTTAAATATCTAGAACTTGAAGACAATCGATTATTGCCGCAATTGTTTGGCGATAAAGATCGTCACCTGGCAGTGATCGAAAAAGAATTAACGGTGGTAATTGTTGCACGCGGCAACCAGCTGGTGATTACTGGACGAAAGAACGACACAACTGCCGCTCAAATTACGCTTCATAATTTGTACCACCGACTCAAGCAAGGCCTTGAAATCACTGAGGTCGACGTGCGTACAGAGGTACAACTCGCCCGACCCACAACAACAAGTGGAACTGGACCCTTTCAAGAATCTGCCATCGGAACAGTGCGGTTGGAAACACGCAAGCGAGCCATCATGTCTCGTTCTCCCGGTCAAGCAGAATACCTTAAACTCCTCAAAGATCATGAAATGGTGTTTGCAACAGGACCTGCAGGAACAGGCAAGACCTACTTGGCAGTTGCTACTGGGGTCTCCATGTTGTTGAAAGGAAAAGTTGATCGCATTATCCTCTCCAGACCAGCCGTCGAGGCAGGAGAACGCCTAGGCTTTTTACCGGGGAATATGCAGGAAAAGATCGATCCCTATTTGCGTCCGCTCTACGACGCTTTATTTGACATGGTTCCCCCAGAGCAAGTTCATAAGTACATGGAAAATGATGAAATCGAAGTGGCTCCCCTTGCTTTTATGCGGGGACGAACCCTGTCAAATTCCTACGTTATATTGGATGAGGCCCAAAACACAACAAGTGCCCAAATGAAAATGTTTTTGACAAGAATGGGGGAAGGGTCTTATATGGTAATTACAGGAGATTTGACTCAGGTGGACCTTCCCCATGGTCAGACCTCAGGTCTTAGAGATGCCGTAAACGTACTTAAAGATGTCCCAGACATCAAGTTTATTCATTTTGATGAAAGTGATATCGTAAGGCACAGGATCGTAACTCAAATCGTAAATGCTTATGAAAAAAAGACATAA